Proteins encoded by one window of Geobacter sp. DSM 9736:
- a CDS encoding alpha/beta fold hydrolase, with protein MPVIVSKDAISINYEESGSGLPLVFIHGWAMSGKVWSFQKSLAEQFRLITVDLRGHGQSSSSETFSLKTLMCDLSLLFEHLDLKSAFVVGWSLGSQVALYGFRELKDRISALVLVGGTPRFTANEDYSAGLPFREVRGLQVRLMRDYERAMGEFFRRMFAPGELSRERENRIAREIIMGGRLPDPAVALQGLEILTNEDLRGLLPAVDRPVLVIHGEEDSVCPVPAAYFLAKELPDSRLRIFPGVGHAPFLSRPETFNEAIAAFVREVQGAD; from the coding sequence GTTTCGAAAGATGCAATTTCCATCAATTACGAGGAATCAGGGAGCGGCTTGCCTCTCGTTTTCATCCACGGCTGGGCCATGTCGGGAAAAGTATGGAGTTTTCAGAAGAGCCTTGCGGAGCAGTTTCGCCTGATCACTGTCGATCTGCGTGGCCACGGGCAGTCCTCGAGTAGTGAAACATTTTCTCTGAAGACCCTGATGTGCGACCTTTCGCTGCTCTTTGAGCATCTCGATCTGAAGAGTGCTTTTGTCGTGGGCTGGTCCCTCGGCTCCCAAGTGGCTCTATATGGCTTCAGAGAGCTGAAAGACAGGATCTCCGCTCTCGTGCTTGTAGGAGGAACGCCCAGGTTCACCGCCAACGAAGATTACTCGGCAGGACTTCCGTTTCGCGAGGTGAGGGGCCTTCAGGTGCGCCTGATGCGAGACTACGAGAGAGCGATGGGTGAATTTTTCAGGCGGATGTTTGCACCGGGAGAGCTTTCGCGTGAGCGCGAAAATCGCATCGCACGGGAAATAATAATGGGTGGACGCTTACCTGATCCGGCAGTGGCACTGCAGGGGCTGGAGATACTGACGAATGAGGACCTGCGGGGCCTTCTTCCTGCTGTAGATAGGCCTGTGCTGGTCATCCACGGTGAAGAGGATTCCGTCTGCCCCGTTCCGGCCGCCTATTTCCTTGCAAAAGAGCTTCCCGACTCTCGTCTGCGCATCTTTCCCGGAGTAGGACATGCGCCATTTCTGTCACGGCCCGAAACTTTCAACGAGGCTATTGCCGCCTTCGTTCGGGAGGTTCAAGGTGCCGATTGA
- a CDS encoding diacylglycerol kinase, translating into MRNKPLGTGGYRYDPKRKILTVISGLRYAILYDFSVAYKIVLSVIVLGAALVMHRYVDVLLILLATGLVLITEIVNSAIEALCDFVEERHNEQIKVIKDVAAAAVGISIVIWVAVFAVELSEMWALMER; encoded by the coding sequence ATGAGAAACAAGCCACTAGGCACCGGCGGATACCGGTACGACCCGAAACGGAAAATACTGACTGTGATTTCCGGTCTTAGGTATGCGATTCTTTACGATTTCAGCGTGGCATACAAAATCGTCCTTTCGGTGATCGTACTGGGGGCGGCTCTTGTTATGCATAGATATGTGGATGTTCTCCTTATTCTTCTCGCCACCGGTCTTGTGCTAATAACCGAGATCGTGAATAGCGCAATTGAAGCCCTTTGCGATTTTGTGGAAGAACGTCACAACGAGCAGATCAAAGTCATAAAAGACGTAGCCGCTGCCGCTGTCGGAATCAGTATAGTGATATGGGTGGCTGTCTTCGCTGTCGAACTGAGCGAGATGTGGGCGCTTATGGAAAGGTAG
- a CDS encoding TVP38/TMEM64 family protein, translating to MAPITKPLAITLFALLLLLAWWLLAQQDFLSFEYLKSHHLALRNYVDVHYVKAATIFMLLYLSTSLVVPGALALTVAGGALFGTIATVCYVNAGATLGAVLAFLATRYFFAGWVQERFRNELQKFNHELVLHGHNYLLTLRIIPILPAFLINYLAGLTKIPTSTFVWTTSLGVLPGSAVYAYAGSRLGSIQKPGDLISWEIVIAFALLGIFSLLPVIVRHGKKLWR from the coding sequence ATGGCTCCGATTACGAAACCCCTCGCGATTACCCTCTTCGCACTGCTGCTCCTGCTCGCATGGTGGCTTCTTGCTCAGCAGGACTTCCTCAGCTTTGAGTACCTGAAGAGCCATCACCTGGCCCTTCGGAACTATGTAGACGTGCATTACGTAAAAGCGGCAACAATCTTCATGCTTCTGTACCTTTCTACTTCGCTTGTCGTTCCTGGTGCACTGGCGCTCACAGTTGCCGGAGGCGCCCTTTTCGGCACCATAGCGACTGTATGCTATGTGAATGCCGGTGCCACTCTCGGAGCCGTACTGGCATTTCTGGCTACCCGCTACTTCTTCGCAGGATGGGTTCAAGAGCGGTTTCGCAACGAACTGCAAAAGTTCAACCATGAACTGGTGCTGCACGGACATAACTACCTGCTCACCCTGCGCATCATTCCGATACTTCCCGCCTTCCTGATAAACTATCTGGCCGGCCTCACTAAAATCCCCACGTCTACATTCGTATGGACAACGTCGCTGGGTGTGCTGCCGGGGTCCGCTGTCTACGCCTACGCAGGAAGCAGGCTCGGCAGCATTCAGAAGCCCGGGGATCTGATTTCGTGGGAAATTGTCATCGCTTTCGCTCTTCTCGGTATATTTTCACTCCTGCCCGTGATAGTAAGGCATGGGAAGAAGCTGTGGCGATGA
- the bioC gene encoding malonyl-ACP O-methyltransferase BioC, producing MPIDRQRVRSAFQQHAAEYDVYANVQKRVVRRLTELLSESMLTPCSVLDIGAGTGMLLGEAALLYPDAGLVGIDLAFDMAAAARSRLSQASLVTADAEKLPFSDATFDLVVSTSTFQWLDDLDAAFAEAYRVLKPGSSFVFALFGEHTLHELRDSYRLACRRAGKGGEERPQHFFTMKQVKEALRRAGFCPGSVFSEVETDLHEDVPALLRSIRRIGAGNPASVLSKGLSERRVMLEMMDIYRRQYAQDGVIPATYDVIYAAGTTKS from the coding sequence GTGCCGATTGATCGCCAGCGGGTGCGAAGTGCTTTTCAGCAGCATGCTGCGGAGTATGATGTTTACGCGAATGTTCAGAAGCGTGTGGTTCGCCGCCTAACTGAGCTCCTCTCAGAATCTATGCTGACACCATGCAGCGTGCTTGACATCGGTGCTGGTACAGGCATGCTCCTCGGCGAGGCAGCTCTCCTCTATCCGGACGCCGGATTGGTAGGCATCGATCTCGCCTTTGATATGGCAGCTGCGGCGCGAAGCAGGCTCTCCCAGGCATCACTGGTAACTGCCGATGCGGAAAAACTACCTTTCAGTGACGCAACTTTCGATCTCGTAGTTTCGACTTCCACCTTTCAGTGGCTTGATGACCTTGATGCGGCGTTCGCTGAGGCGTACCGCGTGCTGAAGCCTGGCAGTTCATTTGTTTTCGCCCTTTTTGGTGAGCACACGCTACACGAACTGCGGGATTCATACCGCCTTGCATGCCGCCGCGCCGGGAAGGGGGGAGAGGAGCGCCCTCAGCACTTCTTTACAATGAAGCAGGTGAAAGAGGCGTTGAGACGGGCGGGATTCTGCCCCGGCAGTGTATTTTCCGAAGTTGAAACCGATCTTCATGAAGACGTCCCGGCGCTTCTGAGATCCATCCGCCGGATCGGTGCAGGCAATCCCGCTTCCGTCCTTTCGAAGGGGCTTTCGGAGCGACGCGTGATGCTTGAAATGATGGATATTTATCGGCGTCAGTACGCACAGGATGGTGTCATTCCTGCTACTTACGATGTTATCTATGCTGCAGGAACAACGAAGTCATAA